A genomic region of Lates calcarifer isolate ASB-BC8 linkage group LG9, TLL_Latcal_v3, whole genome shotgun sequence contains the following coding sequences:
- the odf2a gene encoding LOW QUALITY PROTEIN: outer dense fiber protein 2 (The sequence of the model RefSeq protein was modified relative to this genomic sequence to represent the inferred CDS: deleted 1 base in 1 codon) — protein MRTRSSSPPIHVHVNDVTPVHVHVKSHRTSPARTPQGVDRGNLRPTAKVKTRVPWVPPGKTSIQDASYKWEGPMHRLEITPPLPEPKPEHSHSALRLADLTSEEGLHGRISQYERKIDSLLTEVSSLKNEVELRKREKMLEHQSEQLNVSQRVIAEQEEELAEVTKELEETERENIRLRQSMEEMLEETNYNRLDRDNTKQDKDALLRKLMQAEVDGAAAAKQVSALRDSVSKLCGASASRLSGSESSVLARQKGLLLQKLETFEATNRTLRHLLREQHGSQMESIRVSEQKDALLKRLADTEAENAHLVVKLQEKDEELNQLSKLLDTEKDNAKSTADLSKNLESTRAHLQGQLRGKEAENNRLSVQIKNLERAANQQKAEMDHLMEQLTRLRQQASADREALKQAIQTQKRRAEHSEDTASQLSVQLLEMEKQVADALSAAETWQSHHAKEVKDKSKLEMELSLLNSRVAELTEQLQSTEDKGRLEREALLDRLHGMTTDNTAAKLENQSLKATVSAVEEKLALSQSEHQQVKASIKQYESLLDSYKIQVGKTRAEADEYGARLAQAEREAQAVREELQREIEEVRKELLGRLAELEPLPEALRHSELQLQEAQDRERCQERRSVELSTTLTDLHIKVETQGRQMELFRQKNKVLLEENRQLQQRVESLERKLEEADSQNRDLLVVIAKREDTIHSNQLRMEEKTKECSFLSQKLEEALDDARQQMLETRECAATKEHSTQTKILDLEAQLSRTTSEINQLRRTKDEVERRYQSRLQDVKDRLEQSDSTNRSLQNYVQFLKASYTNVFGDLALGSSLRPPSPI, from the exons ATGAGAACCCGGTCAAGTTCACCTCCAATTCATGTGCATGTGAATGATGTAACGCCAGTCCATGTGCATGTGAAGAGCCATAGGACGAGTCCTGCGAGAACACCTCAG GGTGTGGACAGAGGAAACCTCCGTCCTACAGCCAAGGTCAAAACACGAGTGCCATGGGTTCCACCAGGAAAGACCTCCATACAGGATGCTTCATACAAGTGGGAG GGGCCAATGCACCGCCTTGAGATCACACCACCACTCCCTGAACCAAAACCTGAACATTCCCACTCTGCATTACGTTTGGCTGACCTCACATCAGAAGAAGGGCTACATGGACGAATCAGCCAGTATGAGAGGAAGATTGACAGCTTACTGACTGAAGTCAGCTCTCTTAAGAATGAG GTGGAACTGCGCAAAAGGGAGAAGATGCTGGAGCAtcagtcagagcagctgaacGTCTCCCAGCGGGTGAttgcagagcaggaggaggagctagCTGAGGTGACTAAAGAGCTGGAGGAGACTGAGCGGGAGAATATACGACTACGCCAGTCCATGGAGGAGATGCTAGAGGAGACCAACTACAACAG ACTAGACAGGGACAATACTAAACAAGACAAAGATGCTCTGCTCAGGAAACTGATGCAGGCTGAGGTGGATGGAGCAGCTGCTGCCAAGCAAGTCTCAGCCCTGCGGGACTCTGTTTCCAAACTGTGTGGTGCTAGTGCCAGT AGGCTGTCTGGCTCTGAGTCTTCAGTCTTGGCCCGTCAGAAGGGGCTGTTGCTGCAGAAATTGGAGACATTTGAGGCCACAAACCGAACACTGCGGCACCTTCTTAGAGAGCAGCATGGATCCCAG ATGGAGTCAATCCGTGTGTCAGAGCAGAAAGATGCATTACTCAAGAGACTggcagacacagaggcagaaaatgcT CATCTTGTGGTGAAACTTcaagagaaagatgaagagttGAATCAACTCTCCAAACTTTTAGATACTGAGAAG GACAATGCCAAGAGCACAGCTGATTTATCCAAGAATCTGGAGTCAACAAGAGCTCATTTACAAGGACAGCTCCGCGGTAAAGAAGCTGAGAACAACCGGCTTTCAGTGCAGATAAAG AACCTAGAGCGTGCAGCCAACCAGCAGAAGGCAGAGATGGACCATCTGATGGAGCAGTTGACAAGGCTGAGGCAACAGGCCAGTGCAGACCGAGAGGCTCTGAAACAAGCCATACAAACCCAGAAACGGCGAGCTGAGCACAGTGAGGACACTGCAAGCCAGCTGAGTGTCCAGCTGCTGGAAATG GAGAAGCAAGTGGCAGACGCACTGTCAGCAGCCGAGACCTGGCAAAGTCACCATGCCAAAGAGGTGAAAGACAAAAGTAAACTGGAGATGGAACTGTCGCTGTTGAATAG CCGTGTAGCAGAGTTgactgagcagctgcagagtaCAGAAGATAAAGGCAGACTGGAGAGAGAAGCCCTGCTGGATCGCCTACATGGAATGACCACAGATAACACCGCTGCCAAACTGGAGAACCAGTCCCTCAAG GCTACAGTGTCTGCAGTGGAGGAGAAGCTGGCCTTGTCTCAGTCAGAGCATCAGCAAGTCAAAGCTTCCATCAAACAATATGAAAGTCTGCTGGACAGCTATAAGATCCAG GTGGGAAAAACACGAGCAGAGGCAGATGAGTACGGTGCTCGGCTGGCGCAGGCAGAGCGGGAGGCCCAGGCTGTGCGGGAAGAGCTGCAGCGGGAGATAGAGGAGGTGCGCAAGGAGCTGCTGGGACGGCTAGCAGAGCTGGAGCCTCTTCCTGAGGCCTTACGACACTCCGAGCTCCAGCTGCAGGAGGCTCAGGATAGGGAGCGCTGCCAGGAGAGACGCAGTGTGGAGCTCAGCACAACCCTGACTGATCTCCACATTAAG GTGGAAACCCAGGGCAGGCAAATGGAGCTTTTTAGACAAAAGAACAAGGTGCTCCTGGAAGAGAACAGACAGCTTCAGCAGCGAGTGGAGAGTTTGGAAAG AAAGTTGGAGGAGGCTGACAGTCAGAACAGAGACCTGCTGGTGGTCATTGCCAAACGAGAAGACACCATCCACAGCAATCAGCTCCGtatggaagaaaaaacaaaggaatGTTCCTTTCTGAGCCAAAAGCTGGAGGAGGCTCTGGATGATGCGCGTCAACAG ATGTTGGAGACCAGAGAATGTGCTGCCACCAAAGAACACTCCACCCAGACCAAGATATTGGACTTGGAGGCCCAACTCAGCAGGACTACCTCAGAAATCAACCAGCTGCGACGCACCAAAGATGAG GTGGAGCGACGATATCAGAGCAGACTGCAGGACGTGAAGGATCGG CTAGAGCAGTCAGACAGCACTAACCGAAGCCTGCAGAACTACGTCCAATTCCTTAAAGCGTCCTACACCAATGTATTTGGAGATTTGGCCCTCGGCAGCTCTCTGCGGCCCCCGTCACCCATCTGA
- the scai gene encoding protein SCAI isoform X2, producing the protein MSHSPLIDYDTQEGNQSLRTSETSYLNEAFSFYSAIRQRSYYFQVNKEDRPELVVKKLRYYARYIVVCLLLNKMDLVKVLVKELSEEIEDYTQRFNTEDQLEWNLVLQEVAAFVEADPVVVLNDNNSVIVISNRLQEGSVPPLEQGMVVGQLILADALIIGNCNNQVKFSELTIDMFRMLQALEREPVNLATQTSKQGTLEPNEKPAKRENPHKYLLYKPTFSQLFTFLSASFKELPANSVLLVYLSATGVFPTGHSDYEGPYDFGGVLTNTNRDVVNGETVQKRNQAQKEMHCLHPGDLFPFTRKPLFVIVDSSNSTAFKNFTNLFGQPLVCLLSPTAYPKSVQDQSQRGSLFTLFLYSPLLAFSSVCGLNSVRRGLWDKAQEFLRKVYRDIGQMITRSRSIDQAFLQFFGDEFLRLLLIRFVFCSATLRLHKLFRESRSFPESYPELPKQDTVESSLLQKHILELATMLDVQSLFWDDSLEAY; encoded by the exons ATGAGCCATAGTCCACTGATTGACTATGACACCCAAGAGGGAAATCAAAG CCTTCGTACCTCAGAAACAAGTTACCTGAATGAGGCCTTTTCATTCTACTCAGCCATTCGTCAGCGGTCTTACTATTTTCAGGTCAACAAAGAAGATAG GCCAGAATTAGTAGTGAAGAAACTTCGATATTATGCTCGCTACATAGTCGTCTGTTTACTGCTGAACAAGATGGACCTAGTCAAAGTTTTGGTGAAG GAGTTATCTGAGGAAATTGAAGATTACACTCAGCGATTCAACACAGAGGATCAATTGGAGTGGAACTTAGTTCTACAGGAAGTGGCAGCCTTTGTGGAG GCAGATCCAGTGGTTGTTCTGAATGACAACAATTCTGTCATCGTCATCAGCAATCGGCTGCAGGAAGGAAGTGTGCCTCCACTGGAACAAGGCATGGTGGTTGGCCAGCTCATCCTTGCAGATGCACTAATCATCGGCAACTGTAACAACCAG GTGAAGTTCAGTGAGTTAACCATCGATATGTTCCGCATGCTTCAAGCTTTGGAGAGGGAACCTGTAAACCTGGCTACACAGACCTCCAAACAAGGAACACTG GAACCCAATGAGAAGCCAGCTAAACGAGAAAACCCTCACAAGTATTTGCTGTACAAGCCAACATTCAGCCAGCTTTTCACTTTCTTGTCTGCCTCTTTTAAG GAATTGCCTGCCAACAGTGTTCTTCTTGTTTACCTGTCAGCTACTGGAGTCTTCCCCACTGGGCATTCAGACTATGAAG GACCATATGATTTTGGAGGAGTTCTCACAAATACAAATCGAGATGTGGTGAATGGAGAGACGGTGCAGAAGAGGAATCAGGCCCAGAAAGAAATGCACTG CCTTCATCCTGGTGACTTATTCCCTTTCACCCGGAAGCCACTTTTTGTCATTGTGGATTCTTCAAACAGCACAGCCTTCAAG AATTTCACAAATCTGTTTGGCCAACCTCTGGTGTGCCTACTCTCACCTACAGCATATCCCAAAAGTGTACAAG ATCAGTCACAGCGTGGGAGTCTCTTCACTCTGTTCCTCTACAGCCCACTTTTGgctttctcctctgtttgtggTTTAAACAGCGTGCGACGAGGACTGTGGGATAAGGCTCAAGAATTTCTTCGCAAAGTTTACCGTGACATTGGGCAGATGATAACTCGATCACGGTCCATAG ATCAGGCCTTTTTGCAATTCTTTGGTGATGAGTTCCTTCGACTGCTGCTGATCCGCTTTGTGTTCTGCTCAGCTACACTGAGACTGCATAAACTGTTCCGG GAGTCCCGGAGCTTCCCAGAGTCGTACCCTGAGCTGCCAAAACAGGACACAGTGGAGAGCAGCCTTCTACAGAAGCATATTTTGGAGCTGGCAACCATGCTGGACGTGCAGAGCCTCTTTTGGGATGATTCACTGGAAGCCTACTAA
- the scai gene encoding protein SCAI isoform X1 — protein MTGAETEDDIPLGERKTVTDFCYLLDKSKQLFNGLRDLPQYGHKQWQSYFGRTFDVYTKLWKFQQQHRQVLDSRYGLKRWQIGEVASKIGQLYYHYYLRTSETSYLNEAFSFYSAIRQRSYYFQVNKEDRPELVVKKLRYYARYIVVCLLLNKMDLVKVLVKELSEEIEDYTQRFNTEDQLEWNLVLQEVAAFVEADPVVVLNDNNSVIVISNRLQEGSVPPLEQGMVVGQLILADALIIGNCNNQVKFSELTIDMFRMLQALEREPVNLATQTSKQGTLEPNEKPAKRENPHKYLLYKPTFSQLFTFLSASFKELPANSVLLVYLSATGVFPTGHSDYEGPYDFGGVLTNTNRDVVNGETVQKRNQAQKEMHCLHPGDLFPFTRKPLFVIVDSSNSTAFKNFTNLFGQPLVCLLSPTAYPKSVQDQSQRGSLFTLFLYSPLLAFSSVCGLNSVRRGLWDKAQEFLRKVYRDIGQMITRSRSIDQAFLQFFGDEFLRLLLIRFVFCSATLRLHKLFRESRSFPESYPELPKQDTVESSLLQKHILELATMLDVQSLFWDDSLEAY, from the exons AGACCTTCCTCAGTATGGACACAAGCAGTGGCAATCCTACTTTGGACGGACGTTTGATGTCTACACTAAACTGTGGAaatttcagcagcagcacag GCAGGTTCTGGACAGTCGGTATGGCTTGAAGAGATGGCAGATTGGGGAAGTTGCATCAAAAATTGGACAGCTTTACTACCACTACTA CCTTCGTACCTCAGAAACAAGTTACCTGAATGAGGCCTTTTCATTCTACTCAGCCATTCGTCAGCGGTCTTACTATTTTCAGGTCAACAAAGAAGATAG GCCAGAATTAGTAGTGAAGAAACTTCGATATTATGCTCGCTACATAGTCGTCTGTTTACTGCTGAACAAGATGGACCTAGTCAAAGTTTTGGTGAAG GAGTTATCTGAGGAAATTGAAGATTACACTCAGCGATTCAACACAGAGGATCAATTGGAGTGGAACTTAGTTCTACAGGAAGTGGCAGCCTTTGTGGAG GCAGATCCAGTGGTTGTTCTGAATGACAACAATTCTGTCATCGTCATCAGCAATCGGCTGCAGGAAGGAAGTGTGCCTCCACTGGAACAAGGCATGGTGGTTGGCCAGCTCATCCTTGCAGATGCACTAATCATCGGCAACTGTAACAACCAG GTGAAGTTCAGTGAGTTAACCATCGATATGTTCCGCATGCTTCAAGCTTTGGAGAGGGAACCTGTAAACCTGGCTACACAGACCTCCAAACAAGGAACACTG GAACCCAATGAGAAGCCAGCTAAACGAGAAAACCCTCACAAGTATTTGCTGTACAAGCCAACATTCAGCCAGCTTTTCACTTTCTTGTCTGCCTCTTTTAAG GAATTGCCTGCCAACAGTGTTCTTCTTGTTTACCTGTCAGCTACTGGAGTCTTCCCCACTGGGCATTCAGACTATGAAG GACCATATGATTTTGGAGGAGTTCTCACAAATACAAATCGAGATGTGGTGAATGGAGAGACGGTGCAGAAGAGGAATCAGGCCCAGAAAGAAATGCACTG CCTTCATCCTGGTGACTTATTCCCTTTCACCCGGAAGCCACTTTTTGTCATTGTGGATTCTTCAAACAGCACAGCCTTCAAG AATTTCACAAATCTGTTTGGCCAACCTCTGGTGTGCCTACTCTCACCTACAGCATATCCCAAAAGTGTACAAG ATCAGTCACAGCGTGGGAGTCTCTTCACTCTGTTCCTCTACAGCCCACTTTTGgctttctcctctgtttgtggTTTAAACAGCGTGCGACGAGGACTGTGGGATAAGGCTCAAGAATTTCTTCGCAAAGTTTACCGTGACATTGGGCAGATGATAACTCGATCACGGTCCATAG ATCAGGCCTTTTTGCAATTCTTTGGTGATGAGTTCCTTCGACTGCTGCTGATCCGCTTTGTGTTCTGCTCAGCTACACTGAGACTGCATAAACTGTTCCGG GAGTCCCGGAGCTTCCCAGAGTCGTACCCTGAGCTGCCAAAACAGGACACAGTGGAGAGCAGCCTTCTACAGAAGCATATTTTGGAGCTGGCAACCATGCTGGACGTGCAGAGCCTCTTTTGGGATGATTCACTGGAAGCCTACTAA